In Actinomycetota bacterium, a genomic segment contains:
- the malQ gene encoding 4-alpha-glucanotransferase, with protein sequence MHFTRSSGVLVHPTSLPGPPGIGDIGPSAHAWLDELAQMGCALWQVLPLGPTGYADSPYQSFSSFAGNPNLISPESLVTEGLLDEAEIRSAPAFPDDRVDYGTVIGWKRDLVDHAFANIGGLQDDFERFRYANRNWLGDYALFMTLKDLYGGRSWTLWPSLLRDRDPAQMEKASSAYATEIRRHEFAQFLFSRQWNALHRHARSLGISIIGDIPIFAAGDSADVWANRRLFQLTEAGEPAFQAGVPPDYFSETGQLWGNPLYRWDEHRQTGFAWWTERFRAVLRLVDIVRIDHFRGFVNYWEVPGGALDAVEGRWVDGPGEIFFKTIQRELGTLPIIAEDLGELDPRVPALRDLLGFPGMKVFQFGFDTDRTSEFLPHNYPRNSVAYTGTHDNDTTRGWFESLDDARRSFVLEYLGTDDSEIAWDIMWAVWKSRSVFALAPLQDLLDLPTEARMNRPGTTSGNWQWRATAGAVDTEVRQRMQALNRATRRKPGKRRKSGE encoded by the coding sequence ATGCACTTCACCCGATCATCAGGCGTGCTCGTCCACCCGACGAGTCTTCCCGGCCCACCCGGCATCGGCGACATCGGGCCTTCTGCGCATGCGTGGCTCGACGAGCTCGCACAGATGGGGTGCGCGCTGTGGCAGGTTCTCCCACTCGGTCCGACCGGCTACGCCGACTCCCCGTATCAAAGCTTCTCGAGCTTCGCCGGGAATCCCAACCTGATCAGCCCCGAGAGTCTCGTCACCGAAGGCCTGCTCGACGAGGCGGAGATCCGCAGCGCCCCTGCGTTTCCAGACGATCGCGTCGACTACGGAACCGTCATCGGGTGGAAACGCGATCTGGTGGATCACGCCTTCGCCAACATCGGTGGGCTGCAAGACGATTTCGAACGCTTCCGGTACGCGAATCGGAATTGGCTCGGCGATTACGCCCTGTTCATGACGCTGAAGGATCTCTACGGCGGCAGATCCTGGACGTTGTGGCCTTCCTTGCTGAGGGATCGCGACCCGGCACAGATGGAGAAGGCATCCTCGGCCTACGCGACAGAGATTCGCCGTCATGAGTTCGCTCAGTTCCTCTTCTCTCGGCAGTGGAATGCGCTACATCGCCACGCGCGTTCGCTCGGCATCAGCATCATCGGAGACATCCCGATCTTCGCCGCCGGAGATTCCGCCGACGTATGGGCGAACCGCCGACTCTTCCAACTGACCGAAGCCGGAGAACCTGCCTTCCAGGCAGGGGTGCCACCCGACTACTTCTCCGAGACCGGCCAACTGTGGGGCAATCCTCTCTATCGCTGGGATGAACACCGACAAACCGGATTCGCGTGGTGGACCGAGCGTTTTCGGGCCGTGCTTCGGCTCGTCGATATCGTCCGGATCGACCATTTTCGCGGATTCGTCAACTACTGGGAAGTGCCTGGAGGAGCACTCGACGCGGTCGAGGGAAGATGGGTCGACGGGCCCGGAGAGATCTTTTTCAAGACCATCCAGCGAGAACTCGGGACGCTCCCGATCATCGCCGAGGACCTCGGCGAACTGGACCCCCGAGTGCCCGCCCTGCGCGACCTCCTGGGGTTCCCGGGAATGAAGGTCTTTCAGTTCGGATTCGACACGGACCGGACCAGCGAGTTCCTCCCACACAACTACCCACGCAACAGCGTCGCCTACACGGGAACACATGACAACGATACGACCAGAGGCTGGTTCGAGAGCCTCGACGACGCCCGACGCTCATTCGTGTTGGAGTATCTGGGAACCGACGACAGCGAAATCGCATGGGACATCATGTGGGCCGTCTGGAAGTCGAGATCGGTCTTCGCTCTCGCCCCGCTTCAGGATCTGCTCGATCTCCCGACAGAAGCCAGGATGAACCGCCCCGGCACCACGTCCGGCAACTGGCAGTGGCGCGCGACCGCCGGTGCGGTCGACACCGAGGTACGACAACGCATGCAGGCGTTGAATCGAGCCACCCGACGCAAGCCGGGAAAGCGGAGGAAAAGCGGCGAATAG
- a CDS encoding 3-alpha,7-alpha,12-alpha-trihydroxy-5-beta-cholest-24-enoyl-CoA hydratase, which produces MPIDLDRALGAPLPETTESWDEDRVILYQIGVGAGVPATDPNELRYVYEADLKVLPSFATIPVMSSMLGIGAVEGLTFNPILLVHGDQEVVVHRALPTSATVTQSGRIAEIWDRGKGALVVIEVVGRDASGEPLYTARGGLYFRGEGGFGGAPGPRPGDIAPDRDPDLVVESPTLEQQALLYRLNGDKNPLHADPAVAAMAGFSRPILHGLCTYGIVCKAAVDGMFDGDVSKVRTYRARFSKPVIPGQTILTSLWRHEDRVILRASVKETGETVLTNASIR; this is translated from the coding sequence ATGCCGATTGACCTTGATCGGGCCCTCGGCGCTCCGCTTCCCGAGACGACCGAGTCCTGGGATGAGGACAGGGTGATCCTGTATCAGATCGGCGTCGGGGCCGGCGTTCCGGCAACCGACCCGAACGAGCTTCGATATGTCTACGAGGCCGATCTGAAGGTGCTGCCCTCGTTCGCCACGATCCCCGTCATGTCCTCGATGCTTGGCATCGGCGCGGTGGAGGGGCTGACGTTCAACCCGATTCTGCTCGTCCACGGTGATCAGGAAGTGGTCGTACACCGAGCGTTGCCCACATCGGCGACCGTCACGCAGTCGGGGCGGATCGCCGAAATCTGGGACAGAGGCAAAGGCGCGCTGGTGGTCATCGAAGTCGTGGGGAGGGACGCGAGCGGAGAACCGCTCTACACCGCGAGAGGGGGGCTGTACTTTCGTGGCGAAGGGGGCTTCGGCGGTGCGCCGGGTCCTCGCCCCGGTGACATCGCTCCGGACCGGGACCCAGATCTGGTGGTGGAGTCGCCGACGCTGGAACAGCAGGCGCTGCTCTATAGGCTGAATGGAGACAAGAACCCGCTGCATGCGGACCCGGCCGTTGCCGCCATGGCGGGATTCTCCCGACCGATCCTGCACGGGCTGTGCACCTATGGGATCGTGTGCAAGGCGGCGGTCGATGGCATGTTCGATGGCGATGTCTCGAAGGTCCGCACCTATCGCGCCCGTTTCTCCAAACCGGTGATCCCCGGTCAGACCATCTTGACATCCCTGTGGCGACACGAGGATCGTGTCATCCTGCGGGCATCCGTGAAAGAGACGGGTGAGACGGTGCTCACCAACGCTTCGATCCGATGA
- a CDS encoding DUF3459 domain-containing protein — MSRPWWQTGVIYQIYPRSFQDSDGDGIGDLEGIRRRLDYVSDTLGVDAFWLSPFYPSPMADFGYDVSDYCDVDPIFGTLDEFDGLLAEAHERGLKVIIDWVPNHTSDRHPWFEASRSSRDDPKRNWYVWADPKPDGSLPNNWQSVFGGPAWEWDENTQQYYLHSFLAEQPDLNWRTPAVEAAMLDTLRFWLDRGVDGFRMDVVDFIMKDPELRDDPEPPTEEPLRSRAHEDLHAEFKKIRSVLDSYDPPRFSIGEIHEPDWGRWASYYGRHLDELHMPFNFTLLHAPWNAGVIRRLVDACDGSVPRGGWPNYVLGNHDTVRLATRIGSERTRVAAMLLLTLRGTPTLYYGDELGMEQVDIPPELQRDPWGRRMPGMGRDGCRTPMEWDTSLHAGFTDGVPWLPVAEGSRLRCVTAQDATSILRLYQELLGLRRQTPALQIGAYRSFDAPSGCFVYERSLGQDRFVVALNFDAEPRTVNVEGAVLLSTGLDRDGRDVQHELRPNEGVIIEL, encoded by the coding sequence ATGAGCCGGCCCTGGTGGCAGACGGGTGTCATCTATCAGATCTACCCGCGGTCCTTTCAGGACTCCGACGGGGACGGGATCGGCGACCTGGAAGGCATTCGGCGGCGCCTCGACTACGTGAGTGACACGCTTGGTGTCGATGCGTTCTGGTTGTCGCCGTTCTATCCCTCACCGATGGCCGATTTCGGGTACGACGTCTCCGACTACTGCGACGTCGATCCGATCTTCGGAACGCTCGACGAATTCGACGGGCTTCTCGCCGAGGCGCACGAGCGGGGACTGAAGGTGATCATCGACTGGGTGCCGAATCACACATCGGATCGGCATCCCTGGTTCGAGGCGTCACGGTCTTCGCGAGATGACCCGAAGCGCAACTGGTATGTCTGGGCCGATCCGAAACCCGACGGATCGCTGCCCAACAACTGGCAGAGCGTCTTCGGCGGTCCGGCGTGGGAGTGGGACGAGAACACGCAGCAGTATTACCTGCACTCGTTTCTGGCGGAGCAACCGGATCTCAACTGGCGCACCCCTGCAGTCGAGGCGGCGATGCTCGACACGCTTCGGTTCTGGCTCGATCGTGGTGTCGACGGTTTTCGGATGGATGTCGTCGACTTCATCATGAAGGACCCGGAGCTTCGCGACGATCCCGAACCGCCGACCGAAGAGCCGCTGCGAAGCAGGGCTCACGAGGACCTGCACGCGGAGTTCAAGAAGATTCGCTCCGTCCTGGATTCCTACGATCCTCCGAGATTCTCCATCGGGGAGATTCACGAACCGGATTGGGGGCGCTGGGCCTCGTACTACGGTCGGCATCTCGACGAGCTGCACATGCCGTTCAACTTCACGCTGCTGCACGCGCCGTGGAACGCCGGCGTCATACGCCGCCTGGTCGACGCGTGCGACGGCTCCGTCCCCCGGGGAGGTTGGCCCAACTACGTCCTCGGGAATCACGATACGGTACGTCTCGCCACTCGGATCGGATCCGAGCGGACCAGGGTGGCCGCGATGCTGTTGCTCACACTGCGAGGAACGCCGACGCTCTACTACGGCGACGAGCTCGGCATGGAGCAGGTCGACATCCCTCCGGAGCTGCAGCGGGACCCGTGGGGGAGGCGTATGCCCGGGATGGGGCGGGACGGGTGCAGAACACCGATGGAATGGGACACGAGTCTGCACGCAGGCTTCACCGACGGCGTTCCGTGGCTTCCCGTGGCGGAGGGAAGCCGGCTGCGCTGCGTTACGGCGCAAGATGCCACTTCGATCCTTCGGCTCTACCAGGAGCTGCTCGGGCTTCGCAGGCAAACGCCGGCGCTCCAGATCGGGGCGTATCGATCGTTCGACGCTCCGTCTGGGTGCTTCGTGTACGAGCGCTCGCTGGGCCAGGACCGGTTCGTCGTCGCTCTGAACTTCGACGCCGAACCGCGCACGGTGAACGTGGAAGGCGCGGTGCTGCTCTCCACCGGCCTCGATCGGGACGGGCGGGACGTGCAGCACGAACTGCGCCCGAACGAGGGCGTGATCATCGAGCTTTGA
- a CDS encoding SDR family NAD(P)-dependent oxidoreductase, whose product MSDIVFDRRVAIVTGAGGGLGRTYALELARRGARVVVNDLGGAVDGVGGAAAPADGVVKEIEAAGGEAVANYDSVATPDGGAAIVQTALDEYGTVDIVINNAGILRDKSFAKLETPDLKAVLAVHLEGAFYVTQPAFRVMREHGYGRLVFTSSNAGILGNFGQSNYGSAKMGLVGLSNVLAIEGAKYNIKSNVIAPLARTRMTEDLLGELAKFIDPEQVAAMVVYLASEECAFTHEIFSAGGGRYARFFIGATKGWFAGAGVVPSVEEIAAHLDEIRDTDGFEILGQISDEIALLLRSLQGEDDAD is encoded by the coding sequence ATGTCGGATATCGTCTTCGATCGGCGGGTGGCCATCGTCACCGGTGCCGGAGGGGGGCTTGGCAGAACCTACGCTCTCGAACTTGCCCGTCGTGGTGCCCGCGTGGTCGTCAACGACCTCGGCGGAGCCGTGGACGGCGTCGGAGGCGCGGCTGCGCCGGCCGACGGTGTCGTCAAAGAGATCGAGGCGGCCGGCGGCGAGGCTGTCGCGAACTACGACTCTGTGGCAACCCCCGACGGAGGAGCCGCAATCGTCCAGACGGCTCTCGACGAGTACGGAACCGTCGACATCGTCATCAACAATGCGGGCATTCTCAGGGACAAGAGCTTCGCAAAGCTGGAAACGCCCGACCTGAAGGCGGTCCTGGCCGTGCACCTCGAAGGGGCCTTCTACGTCACCCAGCCTGCATTCAGGGTGATGAGAGAGCACGGCTATGGACGGCTCGTCTTCACCTCGTCGAACGCCGGTATTCTCGGAAACTTCGGCCAGTCGAACTACGGCTCCGCCAAGATGGGCCTCGTCGGACTTTCGAACGTCCTGGCGATCGAGGGAGCCAAGTACAACATCAAGTCGAATGTGATCGCCCCGCTGGCGAGAACACGGATGACCGAAGACCTGCTCGGGGAGCTCGCCAAGTTCATAGACCCGGAACAGGTCGCGGCGATGGTGGTCTATCTGGCATCGGAGGAGTGTGCGTTCACCCACGAGATCTTCTCGGCCGGCGGGGGCCGTTACGCGCGGTTCTTCATCGGAGCGACGAAGGGGTGGTTTGCGGGTGCGGGTGTCGTCCCGAGTGTCGAGGAGATCGCCGCCCACCTCGACGAGATTCGTGACACCGACGGATTCGAGATTCTCGGGCAGATCTCGGACGAGATCGCGTTGCTGCTGCGGTCGCTGCAGGGGGAAGACGATGCCGATTGA
- a CDS encoding ATP-grasp domain-containing protein, with translation MSTAVIILPTGTYRAGDFIEAARSLGVGLIIASEERHTLLGDEGFIPIDCADPRRSAEAIVEAGDHHPIDAVIPVDDAGVMIAAIASEGLGLAHNPPAAVAATRNKAILRRALEEREVPQPAFELAAPSSDTVALAEFVGVPVVIKPLSLSASRGVIRVDHPLQVPPVVERIRRILAVAGRNPNEPILIERYIPGKEIILEGLLVKGVLSVLAFFDKPEPMRGPYFAETMLVTPSRLHPEILEEVETVTARAVQALGLREGPIHAELRIDGSRVAIIEVAARSIGGLCGRSLHFGLLGTTLENLLLRHALGLRLNTRREDIASGVLMIPVPSAGTLQTVDGLDAARDVTGITEVVITIPPGTYVIPVPDGARYLGFLFARADTPLEVETSLAAARSELEIVITPD, from the coding sequence GTGAGCACCGCAGTCATCATCCTCCCCACCGGAACCTACCGTGCAGGCGACTTCATCGAGGCAGCCAGATCGCTGGGAGTGGGTCTGATCATCGCCTCCGAGGAACGCCACACCCTGCTGGGCGACGAGGGATTCATCCCCATCGACTGTGCGGATCCACGCCGTTCCGCGGAGGCCATCGTCGAAGCCGGCGACCACCACCCGATCGACGCCGTGATCCCGGTGGACGATGCCGGCGTCATGATCGCGGCGATAGCCTCCGAGGGGCTCGGACTGGCTCACAATCCCCCCGCAGCGGTCGCCGCCACCCGCAACAAGGCGATCCTGCGCAGGGCGCTCGAGGAACGCGAAGTTCCACAGCCCGCCTTCGAACTCGCCGCACCCTCGAGCGATACCGTCGCACTTGCGGAATTCGTCGGAGTCCCGGTGGTGATCAAGCCCCTTTCGCTCTCTGCAAGCAGAGGTGTCATCAGGGTCGACCACCCGCTTCAGGTCCCGCCCGTGGTTGAGCGAATCCGTCGTATCCTCGCCGTCGCCGGCCGGAATCCGAACGAACCGATCCTCATCGAGCGTTACATCCCGGGGAAGGAGATCATCCTGGAGGGGCTCCTCGTCAAGGGGGTGCTGAGCGTCCTGGCCTTCTTCGACAAACCGGAGCCGATGAGGGGCCCCTACTTCGCAGAGACCATGCTCGTGACACCATCGAGGCTCCATCCCGAGATCCTCGAGGAGGTCGAGACGGTGACCGCTCGAGCCGTCCAGGCGTTGGGTCTGCGGGAAGGCCCCATCCACGCCGAGCTTCGCATCGACGGGAGTCGGGTGGCGATCATCGAGGTGGCAGCTCGCTCGATCGGAGGGCTGTGCGGCCGGTCCTTGCACTTCGGGCTCCTCGGAACGACCTTGGAGAATCTGTTGCTCAGGCATGCCCTCGGGTTGCGCCTGAACACCCGACGCGAAGATATCGCATCGGGCGTTCTGATGATCCCTGTACCGAGTGCGGGAACGTTGCAGACGGTCGACGGACTCGACGCCGCCAGGGACGTGACCGGCATCACCGAGGTCGTCATCACGATCCCCCCGGGCACGTACGTCATTCCGGTCCCTGACGGAGCACGCTACCTCGGCTTCCTCTTCGCGAGAGCAGACACTCCTCTCGAGGTCGAGACGTCTCTGGCAGCGGCCCGAAGCGAACTCGAAATCGTGATCACCCCGGACTGA
- a CDS encoding thiamine diphosphokinase: MTDTAIIISGGDKVPPAVADGLPADTYVIAADSGLDLAATLGIRVDIVIGDLDSASAAALEGAQRRGTRIQRHPVDKDASDLELALAHAREKGVSSLIVIGGHGGRMDHFLANASLLAAQTGLDIEWRTGTGWAHRVNGTLLLRGSPGETISLLAFGGPAKRVRTSGLQWPLHGEDLDPGGTRGLSNRFIGEQARIAVADGNLLVILPER; this comes from the coding sequence ATGACCGACACGGCAATCATCATCTCCGGGGGTGACAAGGTCCCACCGGCGGTCGCAGACGGACTTCCTGCGGACACGTACGTGATCGCTGCGGATTCCGGGCTGGACCTCGCGGCAACGCTCGGCATTCGGGTCGACATCGTGATCGGAGACCTCGATTCCGCGTCGGCGGCGGCGCTCGAAGGGGCGCAACGGCGGGGCACTCGGATTCAGCGCCACCCGGTGGACAAGGACGCCTCGGATCTCGAGCTCGCATTGGCGCACGCGCGCGAGAAGGGGGTCTCTTCGCTCATCGTGATCGGTGGGCACGGCGGCCGCATGGATCACTTCCTGGCAAATGCGTCCCTCCTGGCCGCGCAGACGGGTCTCGACATCGAGTGGCGGACCGGAACGGGCTGGGCGCATCGAGTCAACGGAACGTTGCTCCTGCGGGGCTCGCCGGGAGAAACGATCAGCCTGCTCGCATTCGGCGGACCGGCGAAGCGTGTTCGGACATCCGGTCTTCAATGGCCGCTGCACGGGGAGGACCTCGACCCGGGCGGCACTCGAGGACTGTCGAACCGGTTCATCGGGGAACAGGCGAGAATCGCCGTTGCCGACGGCAACCTGCTCGTGATCCTCCCCGAGAGATGA
- a CDS encoding S9 family peptidase, translating into MTRPITAEDLWMLPRVGDPVAGGGIVVVPVTRFDLDDNKATTGLYLLTPDEPRLLTNPKQDARSPAIAPDGTRIAFVRSENADEPAQLHVLPLDGGEAERLTDMPLGVVGPKWMPDGEGLLFLSPLFTEAPTVEGTRKLRDRREDAAVKARVTEDRLYRHWDRWLTDGKVPHIFLFDFASREIRDLIPDSQRWWSWDEEADSYDVSPDGKEIAFSADTSEPPHDRPRTAIFTTPVAGGTTRCLTPDGTGHELRPRYSPDGNLIVYGMQREIDYYADRVRLVSYERQSDEHHVLTEAWDRSASSWEFTAEGDLVLTAQDHARVNLYRMPPKDVEPRQIAGGGTFGHPAPGKDTLFATFQDLSHPPEVVGVDTSGSRRLTRFTEDLMGELRLGDVEEIIFDGGGGDPVQAFVVYPPDFDPDHRRPLVHMIHGGPHGMFGDTFHFRWNAHTFAAPGYVVALVNFHGSTSWGQDFATSIHGAWGDLPTQDILSATDHLLERGFVDEDRMAITGGSYGGYLTTWLTTQTDRFACAVAHAAVTDLPGMYASDVTMGRIRAYGAEYWEDPDTVDRWNPARHTAGCRTPTLVIAGERDARVPPTQGLELYGILKAKGVEARLVYYPDENHWILKPQNSLHWYREVHGWLARYLGEASTTG; encoded by the coding sequence ATGACACGCCCCATCACCGCGGAGGACCTCTGGATGCTTCCCCGTGTCGGCGACCCGGTCGCAGGCGGCGGAATCGTCGTGGTTCCCGTCACACGGTTCGATCTCGATGACAACAAGGCGACGACCGGCCTGTACCTGCTCACTCCGGACGAGCCGAGGCTCCTCACCAATCCGAAACAGGATGCAAGATCGCCCGCCATCGCGCCGGACGGCACCCGCATCGCCTTCGTTCGCTCGGAGAACGCCGACGAACCGGCGCAACTCCATGTGTTGCCACTCGATGGAGGCGAGGCCGAGCGCCTCACCGACATGCCGCTCGGTGTGGTCGGGCCCAAGTGGATGCCCGACGGAGAAGGGCTGCTCTTCCTCTCCCCGTTGTTCACCGAGGCTCCGACCGTGGAAGGCACCCGGAAACTGCGAGACCGGCGCGAGGATGCCGCCGTCAAGGCCCGCGTGACCGAAGATCGCCTCTACCGCCATTGGGATCGCTGGCTGACCGACGGGAAGGTTCCACACATCTTCTTGTTCGACTTCGCCTCACGAGAGATCCGAGACCTCATCCCCGACTCGCAACGGTGGTGGAGTTGGGACGAAGAGGCCGACTCCTACGATGTTTCGCCGGATGGGAAGGAGATCGCCTTCTCCGCCGACACGAGCGAACCACCGCATGACCGTCCTCGCACCGCCATCTTCACGACCCCGGTCGCCGGCGGAACGACCCGCTGCCTCACTCCCGACGGCACCGGGCATGAGCTTCGGCCCCGTTATAGCCCGGATGGAAACCTCATCGTCTACGGGATGCAGCGCGAAATCGATTACTACGCGGATCGCGTTCGGCTGGTGAGCTACGAGCGGCAATCGGACGAACACCATGTCCTCACGGAAGCTTGGGACCGTTCCGCATCCTCATGGGAGTTCACCGCGGAGGGAGACCTCGTACTTACCGCGCAAGACCATGCACGGGTGAATCTGTACCGGATGCCGCCGAAAGACGTGGAGCCACGGCAGATCGCCGGAGGGGGGACCTTCGGCCATCCGGCACCCGGCAAGGACACCTTGTTCGCCACCTTCCAGGACCTCAGCCATCCGCCGGAGGTCGTGGGTGTCGACACATCCGGAAGCCGACGCCTGACTCGCTTCACCGAAGATCTGATGGGCGAGCTGCGACTGGGCGATGTCGAGGAGATCATCTTCGACGGAGGCGGCGGCGACCCGGTACAGGCGTTCGTCGTCTACCCGCCCGACTTTGATCCCGACCACCGCAGGCCGCTCGTGCACATGATCCACGGGGGCCCCCATGGCATGTTCGGGGACACATTTCACTTCCGATGGAACGCGCACACGTTTGCGGCCCCCGGCTACGTCGTAGCCTTGGTGAACTTCCACGGTTCGACTTCCTGGGGTCAGGACTTCGCGACATCGATTCACGGCGCCTGGGGCGATCTGCCGACACAGGACATCCTGTCGGCGACCGACCATCTCCTCGAGCGAGGGTTTGTCGACGAGGACCGCATGGCCATCACCGGAGGCTCGTACGGCGGCTATCTGACGACATGGCTGACAACGCAGACGGATCGATTTGCCTGTGCAGTCGCCCACGCGGCGGTCACCGACCTGCCCGGGATGTATGCGTCGGACGTGACGATGGGCAGGATCCGTGCCTACGGCGCCGAGTATTGGGAAGACCCCGACACCGTGGACCGCTGGAACCCTGCACGTCACACGGCGGGCTGTCGGACGCCCACGCTCGTCATCGCCGGAGAGCGCGACGCACGCGTTCCGCCGACACAGGGTCTGGAACTCTACGGGATCCTCAAGGCCAAGGGGGTAGAGGCCCGCCTCGTCTACTACCCCGACGAGAACCACTGGATCCTCAAGCCGCAGAACTCGTTGCACTGGTATCGAGAGGTCCACGGATGGCTTGCTCGCTACCTCGGCGAGGCCTCGACCACCGGTTGA
- a CDS encoding NifU family protein: MHGNDFAYELSFVPLSDVERTHRIERHGELALALRNEDIEKLDGALLDVKAGGLAMENPNRPASPTFDLDSVGTPTGSLAEQVAQVLSQQVNPAIVSHGGSAELVGVEGRDVYVRLLGGCQGCGLASVTLRQGIEQILRRMIPDLGQIIDVTDHQAGTSPFYESEKK; encoded by the coding sequence ATGCACGGCAACGATTTCGCGTACGAGCTGAGCTTCGTGCCGCTCTCGGACGTGGAGCGGACACACCGCATCGAGCGCCATGGTGAACTTGCGCTCGCTCTGCGAAATGAAGACATCGAGAAGCTCGACGGTGCTCTCCTGGACGTGAAGGCCGGTGGGTTGGCCATGGAGAACCCGAACCGGCCCGCGAGCCCGACCTTCGATCTGGATTCGGTCGGGACGCCGACGGGATCGTTGGCCGAGCAGGTCGCTCAGGTCCTTTCGCAACAGGTGAATCCGGCGATCGTCTCGCACGGCGGATCGGCGGAGCTCGTGGGCGTCGAGGGCCGGGACGTGTACGTGCGGCTACTCGGCGGCTGCCAAGGATGTGGACTCGCCTCGGTCACGTTGCGGCAGGGAATCGAGCAGATCCTTCGTCGCATGATTCCGGATCTCGGACAGATCATCGATGTCACCGACCATCAGGCCGGCACCAGTCCCTTCTACGAATCCGAGAAGAAGTAG